In a single window of the Haloprofundus halobius genome:
- a CDS encoding ribonuclease H-like domain-containing protein has protein sequence MAGDLGVRLLALRCDALVDATTTAIEDLVDYFDADLIYIVEEKLDMRTVSTVERTASCPVIHTRRSAVHTETVAGITVSIVSSLDFIGGASTASGQGLPDDVDYVICDEIQTNADSVTLEVSLDGLEHLARFQHRTDREATFLTGAMEASYDFVWKADVNDESVRLPVRGLAPTRRQGAPELACISLDVGGRIAVSTTPADKFGLRALSGVGKGTAPKLSRNGYETRDDVAAATERDLREVRGIGESKAQSIRQSAHALSEGCVIRLTDEAVPAADYSPLFIDIETDGLNPSIIWLIGVYDPETDEYVDFIDTEPSRDNPGKATREFVSWLASEYDRTSLIAWNGHNFDFKHLSRFIRGHAPEYADYWSDSVFEYDLFDWAVRKDNAILPGRTNRVEDVAEALGHGRDSAAAAVDGKSLAKTIQRLLVSPERARDVDWDTARAYCEADVRELAAVYESIAEATPGHKRTSAPADENTTQTGLMDF, from the coding sequence ATGGCGGGCGACCTTGGAGTACGTCTGCTTGCTCTTCGGTGTGACGCGCTAGTCGACGCTACGACGACCGCCATCGAAGATCTCGTGGATTACTTCGATGCGGATCTCATCTACATTGTCGAAGAAAAGCTGGACATGCGAACGGTGAGCACTGTCGAACGGACTGCTTCATGTCCGGTAATTCACACTCGGCGTAGCGCTGTTCACACCGAGACTGTTGCCGGGATCACCGTGTCCATCGTCAGTTCGCTCGACTTCATCGGTGGGGCCTCTACCGCTAGTGGACAAGGACTCCCAGACGACGTCGACTACGTCATCTGTGATGAGATCCAGACGAACGCCGACTCAGTCACATTGGAGGTCTCGCTCGATGGCCTCGAACACCTTGCTCGCTTCCAACACCGAACTGACCGAGAAGCGACGTTCCTCACCGGAGCCATGGAGGCTAGTTACGATTTCGTGTGGAAGGCCGACGTCAACGACGAGAGCGTTCGCCTTCCCGTCCGCGGGCTTGCTCCAACCCGTCGGCAAGGGGCACCCGAACTCGCCTGCATTTCGCTTGATGTGGGCGGCCGCATCGCTGTGTCCACGACCCCAGCGGATAAATTCGGCCTCCGAGCGCTCTCGGGTGTGGGCAAGGGAACCGCCCCGAAGCTCTCTCGGAATGGGTATGAGACGCGTGACGACGTCGCAGCCGCGACGGAACGCGATCTTCGTGAGGTTCGAGGTATCGGTGAGTCGAAAGCGCAGAGCATCCGCCAGAGCGCCCACGCGTTGTCCGAAGGATGCGTCATCCGTCTCACAGACGAAGCCGTCCCCGCAGCAGACTACAGTCCGCTGTTCATTGATATCGAGACTGACGGCCTCAACCCGAGTATCATCTGGCTCATCGGAGTCTACGACCCTGAAACAGACGAGTACGTTGACTTCATCGATACGGAACCGTCGCGAGACAACCCAGGGAAAGCCACCCGAGAGTTTGTTTCGTGGCTAGCCAGCGAGTACGATCGCACGTCCCTCATCGCGTGGAACGGCCACAACTTCGACTTCAAACACCTCAGCCGATTCATCCGAGGACACGCACCGGAGTACGCAGACTACTGGTCGGACTCCGTGTTCGAGTACGACCTGTTCGATTGGGCCGTGCGAAAAGACAACGCCATCCTCCCCGGTCGGACGAACCGGGTCGAAGACGTCGCTGAGGCTCTCGGGCATGGGCGCGACTCGGCTGCTGCCGCCGTGGATGGGAAATCACTGGCGAAGACCATCCAGCGGCTTCTCGTATCTCCAGAGCGCGCTCGTGACGTAGACTGGGACACTGCTCGGGCATACTGTGAGGCAGACGTCCGTGAGCTGGCTGCAGTCTACGAATCCATCGCTGAGGCAACACCCGGCCACAAGCGTACCAGCGCTCCTGCTGATGAAAACACCACACAAACCGGACTCATGGACTTCTAA